A region of Streptomyces sp. R44 DNA encodes the following proteins:
- a CDS encoding cyclopropane-fatty-acyl-phospholipid synthase family protein, whose product MHTPSGTSLPVVPAALAPVLPSRYGLDPEPGPGAGIRVTADTLPGLESVSPADESSVWLHDALLGPHSADIVRYLSLARSTGGPVLDLGSGAGRLAVPFARHGFAVEAVDRDASALERLEGWARRIGPQVAGLVVTHRAELTELRLEGSYRLALLAGAMVTAVPPDSRPELLREVAAHLETGGALALDYTAHQLPGLIAEPRRTWAFQVPRFDGIDEWVVARQVFDLRSMSERITYYAARTGKLSSERVVLTTDKWIVDPERLAAELHSAGLHIEGRRRHRIDERTESVLLVCRTDD is encoded by the coding sequence ATGCACACACCGAGCGGCACTTCCCTGCCCGTCGTGCCCGCAGCGCTCGCTCCGGTCCTGCCGTCCCGATACGGCCTCGACCCGGAGCCCGGCCCCGGCGCCGGCATCCGGGTCACCGCCGACACCCTCCCGGGACTCGAATCGGTCTCCCCCGCCGACGAGAGCTCCGTCTGGCTGCACGACGCCCTGCTCGGCCCGCACAGCGCGGACATCGTCCGCTATCTCAGCCTCGCCCGCTCCACCGGCGGACCCGTCCTCGACCTCGGCTCCGGCGCCGGGCGGCTCGCCGTCCCGTTCGCCCGGCACGGCTTCGCCGTGGAAGCCGTGGACCGGGACGCCTCGGCCCTGGAGCGCCTCGAAGGCTGGGCCCGCAGGATCGGTCCGCAGGTGGCCGGGCTCGTCGTCACCCACCGCGCGGAGCTCACCGAGCTCCGGCTCGAAGGCAGCTACCGGCTCGCGCTGCTCGCGGGCGCCATGGTCACCGCCGTCCCGCCGGACAGCCGGCCGGAGCTGCTCCGGGAGGTCGCCGCCCATCTGGAGACGGGCGGGGCGCTCGCCCTCGACTACACGGCGCACCAGCTCCCGGGGCTGATCGCGGAGCCGCGGCGGACCTGGGCCTTCCAGGTGCCGCGCTTCGACGGGATCGACGAGTGGGTGGTGGCCCGGCAGGTCTTCGACCTGCGGTCGATGAGCGAGCGGATCACCTACTACGCGGCGAGGACCGGCAAGCTCTCCTCGGAGCGGGTGGTGCTGACCACCGACAAGTGGATCGTGGATCCGGAGCGGCTCGCGGCCGAGCTGCACTCGGCGGGGCTGCACATCGAGGGCCGGCGGCGCCACCGCATCGACGAGCGGACGGAGTCCGTCCTCCTGGTGTGCAGGACGGACGACTGA
- the asnB gene encoding asparagine synthase (glutamine-hydrolyzing), protein MCRILGSFAAGADRPEPAQLAAVSARQRHGGPDEHQVLSGPGWSLGCDRLAVTDPCGGQQPYRLPHLPGVLAVLNGEIYNHAELRRTLAARGHRFPDRCDGTVLPALYAEYGPAFAEHLDGMFAVAVLDLRPGSTRLVLAVDDMGMKPLHLHHDPYDGSTRFASEIPALLAFEGVRISPREDALDTLLATRTSFSTHTALDGVDVLPPGATALVRPGAAPVVRRRGPYRARPVGDTQDVLRHEVRRLARAEVPVCAVTSGGLDSGLVTALAAEHARETDAPPLHTFHLTYRGRWPDSEAAYARAVARRARTVHHEVAVDPDELGSLLTRTVRHLGQPNADPITLSTYALFRAVRENGFTVALAGDGADELFGGYDRMRAALAAGPDWATAYTDALAAAPRLLREHLYTSHYRAHIADTGSAADRIEQELRSAEAVGADRLTAMTAFETRWRLPAYHLRRLDHLSMAWAVEARLPFCQPSVVAHARSLPVGERTGKRALYAAGAELLPSSVLRRPKQPFTLPVAAMLAPGGPLLDLVRELLSPARLVLGGKIRADRAAKLLARHLAHPTQHDAQALWALAVHELWTEVVQGMRIPVGCAA, encoded by the coding sequence ATGTGCAGGATCCTCGGCTCCTTCGCCGCCGGGGCGGACCGCCCCGAGCCGGCCCAGCTCGCGGCGGTCTCCGCCCGCCAGCGCCACGGCGGGCCCGACGAGCACCAGGTGCTCAGCGGCCCCGGCTGGTCGCTCGGCTGCGACCGGCTCGCCGTCACCGACCCCTGCGGCGGACAACAGCCCTACCGGCTGCCCCACCTGCCCGGCGTCCTCGCCGTGCTCAACGGCGAGATCTACAACCACGCCGAGCTCCGCCGTACCCTCGCCGCCCGCGGCCACCGCTTCCCCGACCGCTGCGACGGCACGGTGCTCCCCGCGCTCTACGCCGAGTACGGGCCCGCCTTCGCCGAGCACCTCGACGGCATGTTCGCCGTCGCGGTCCTCGACCTGCGGCCCGGCTCCACCCGACTCGTGCTCGCCGTCGACGACATGGGCATGAAGCCGCTCCACCTGCACCACGACCCGTACGACGGCTCCACCCGCTTCGCCTCCGAGATCCCCGCGCTCCTCGCCTTCGAAGGGGTACGGATCTCCCCGCGCGAGGACGCCCTCGACACGCTCCTCGCCACCCGCACCTCCTTCTCCACGCACACCGCACTCGACGGGGTCGACGTGCTGCCGCCGGGTGCCACCGCGCTCGTACGGCCGGGGGCCGCCCCCGTCGTCCGCCGCCGGGGCCCGTACCGCGCGAGGCCCGTCGGCGACACCCAGGACGTCCTGCGGCACGAGGTGCGGCGGCTCGCCCGGGCCGAGGTGCCCGTCTGCGCCGTCACCAGCGGCGGCCTCGACTCCGGGCTCGTCACGGCCCTCGCCGCCGAGCACGCCCGCGAGACGGACGCGCCGCCGCTGCACACCTTCCACCTCACCTACCGGGGCCGGTGGCCCGACTCCGAAGCCGCCTACGCCCGCGCCGTCGCCCGCCGCGCCCGGACCGTGCACCACGAGGTCGCCGTCGACCCCGACGAACTCGGCTCGCTCCTCACCCGGACCGTCCGCCACCTCGGCCAGCCGAACGCCGACCCCATCACCCTCTCCACGTACGCCCTCTTCCGGGCCGTCCGCGAGAACGGCTTCACCGTCGCCCTCGCCGGGGACGGCGCCGACGAACTCTTCGGCGGGTACGACCGGATGCGGGCGGCGCTGGCGGCGGGGCCCGACTGGGCCACCGCCTACACCGACGCGCTCGCGGCGGCGCCGAGGCTTCTGCGCGAGCACCTCTACACCTCCCACTACCGTGCCCACATCGCGGATACGGGCTCCGCCGCCGACCGCATCGAGCAGGAGCTGCGCTCGGCCGAGGCCGTCGGCGCGGACCGGCTCACCGCGATGACCGCCTTCGAGACGCGGTGGCGGCTGCCCGCGTACCACCTGCGGCGGCTCGACCACCTCTCCATGGCCTGGGCGGTGGAGGCACGCCTGCCGTTCTGCCAGCCGTCCGTCGTGGCGCACGCGCGGTCCCTGCCGGTGGGGGAGCGGACGGGGAAGCGCGCGCTGTACGCAGCGGGTGCCGAGCTGCTGCCGTCCTCGGTCCTCCGCCGCCCCAAACAGCCCTTCACCCTGCCCGTGGCGGCGATGCTGGCGCCCGGGGGGCCGCTGCTCGACCTGGTCCGGGAACTGCTGTCGCCGGCGCGGCTGGTCCTCGGCGGCAAGATCCGCGCGGACCGCGCGGCGAAACTCCTGGCCCGGCATCTGGCCCACCCGACGCAGCACGACGCCCAGGCGCTGTGGGCCCTGGCGGTCCACGAGCTGTGGACGGAGGTCGTCCAGGGCATGCGAATCCCGGTGGGCTGTGCGGCCTGA
- a CDS encoding PIG-L deacetylase family protein has protein sequence MEDFNRTAPESLLVVAAHPDDIEFCVSGTVMQWIERGTRVTYCIVTDGGAGGYDEALPRQAMADLRRAEQVHSAKLSGVADVRFLGYPDSFVEPSVELRRDLCRVIREVRPQRAVIPSPEINWARVADLHPDHRAVGDACLRAVYPEARNPFAHAELLKEEGLEPWTVHELWLMTGPTPNQYVDVTSVFDRKVEALRIHTSQTAHFDDLAGLLRTWLGEHATAGGLPPGRMAEAFQIVHID, from the coding sequence ATGGAGGACTTCAACCGGACGGCCCCCGAGTCCCTGCTGGTCGTGGCCGCGCACCCGGACGACATCGAGTTCTGCGTCAGCGGCACCGTCATGCAGTGGATCGAGCGCGGCACCCGCGTCACGTACTGCATCGTCACGGACGGCGGGGCGGGCGGTTACGACGAAGCGCTCCCCCGCCAGGCCATGGCGGATCTGCGCCGCGCCGAGCAGGTCCACTCCGCCAAGCTCAGCGGCGTCGCCGACGTGCGCTTCCTCGGCTACCCGGACAGCTTCGTGGAGCCCTCCGTGGAGCTCCGCCGCGACCTGTGCCGGGTCATCCGCGAAGTACGGCCGCAGCGGGCCGTCATCCCGTCCCCCGAGATCAACTGGGCGCGGGTCGCCGACCTCCACCCCGACCACCGCGCGGTCGGGGACGCCTGTCTGCGCGCCGTCTACCCCGAGGCCCGCAACCCCTTCGCCCACGCGGAGCTCCTCAAGGAGGAGGGCCTGGAGCCGTGGACCGTCCACGAGCTGTGGCTGATGACCGGGCCGACCCCGAACCAGTACGTCGACGTCACCTCCGTCTTCGACCGCAAGGTGGAGGCCCTGCGCATCCACACCTCGCAGACGGCCCACTTCGACGACCTGGCGGGCCTCCTGCGCACCTGGCTCGGCGAGCACGCGACGGCCGGCGGCCTGCCCCCGGGCCGCATGGCGGAGGCCTTCCAGATCGTCCACATCGACTGA
- a CDS encoding LuxR C-terminal-related transcriptional regulator yields the protein MVTAGDGIGDGTSGVLLSVYQELRRRGVSDFEEVRRELGLAPEEYERCRRELLTLGLIVPTGHAHATIDAVQDGSWRSETDTVAAIDPEIALLRLLERERERLREHLAEADEAYSTLEVLAGSYLRAEALTRAEAHVEALTDYRRIQQAIEDITDVMQESSASLHPGTPGRQNPDRMLDRDRRQLANGVRVRAIYGRQEATDPQMEKFLGQRAELGVEIRLAPVVPMNLIIADQQFALVPIRPEEPGEGAILARGSALVRPYLSLYEHCWHTATPYGNEAVAEAGGDGLSEQQRAALHMLASGMKDERIARTLGVSLRTVSRMISELMQELGATSRFEAGARAVRLGWLD from the coding sequence ATGGTCACCGCGGGCGACGGCATCGGGGACGGCACGAGCGGCGTTCTGCTGTCCGTGTACCAGGAGTTACGTCGCCGGGGCGTCTCGGACTTCGAGGAGGTCCGCAGGGAACTCGGGCTCGCGCCGGAGGAGTACGAGCGATGTCGCCGCGAACTGCTCACCCTGGGCCTCATCGTGCCCACCGGGCACGCGCACGCCACCATCGACGCCGTGCAGGACGGCAGCTGGCGGTCCGAGACGGACACGGTGGCGGCGATCGACCCGGAGATCGCGCTCCTTCGGCTCCTGGAGCGGGAGCGGGAGCGGCTGCGGGAGCACCTGGCCGAGGCGGACGAGGCGTACAGCACCCTTGAGGTCCTCGCCGGCTCCTATCTGCGGGCCGAGGCGCTGACCCGGGCGGAGGCGCACGTGGAGGCGCTGACCGACTACCGCAGGATCCAGCAGGCCATCGAGGACATCACCGATGTGATGCAGGAGAGTTCGGCCTCGCTGCACCCGGGGACGCCGGGCCGGCAGAACCCGGACCGGATGCTCGACCGGGACCGGCGGCAGCTCGCCAACGGGGTGCGGGTGCGCGCCATCTACGGCCGGCAGGAGGCCACGGACCCGCAGATGGAGAAGTTCCTCGGGCAGCGGGCGGAGCTGGGGGTGGAGATCCGGCTCGCGCCGGTGGTGCCGATGAACCTGATCATCGCCGACCAGCAGTTCGCCCTGGTGCCGATCCGGCCCGAGGAGCCGGGTGAGGGCGCGATCCTGGCGCGGGGCAGTGCGCTCGTACGGCCGTATCTGAGCCTGTACGAGCACTGCTGGCACACGGCGACCCCGTACGGGAACGAGGCGGTGGCGGAGGCGGGTGGCGACGGGCTCTCGGAGCAGCAGCGGGCCGCGCTGCACATGCTGGCCTCAGGGATGAAGGACGAGCGGATCGCGCGCACGCTCGGGGTCTCGCTGCGGACGGTCAGCCGGATGATCTCGGAGCTGATGCAGGAGCTGGGGGCGACGAGCCGTTTCGAGGCGGGCGCGCGGGCGGTGCGGCTCGGCTGGCTGGACTGA
- a CDS encoding LuxR C-terminal-related transcriptional regulator: protein MSRNAAVTRAGSDARTGTDQALAVYQELRARPEAGFDEVADRFELSADERERCRCELASLGLTAPRDPSDPAVPTVVDPDVALLRLLRRERDRLQDRLAATSRAHTALEALAGPFLRAGAAPRSEVEVEIVTDPQRVLRELSDLTETVRTAVHVMHTGSVRREDMAAELERDRSRAARGVRVRAMYSRRVGTVPEMTQHLEDRAALGVELRLSPVVPMNMVLADENFALLPTDPHDPDSPTILARGPGLVRSYLALYEYCWQAASRYGEEPAKAGGDGLSDQQRAALHMLASGIKDEQIARSLGVSLRTVSRLLSEVMQELGAASRFEAGVKAARLGLLDGEGPEPVA from the coding sequence GTGTCCAGAAACGCCGCCGTGACCCGCGCGGGGAGCGATGCCCGTACGGGCACCGATCAGGCTCTCGCCGTCTACCAGGAACTGCGCGCCCGCCCCGAGGCCGGCTTCGACGAGGTCGCGGACCGCTTCGAGCTCTCCGCCGACGAGCGGGAGCGATGTCGCTGCGAACTCGCCTCCTTAGGTCTCACCGCCCCCCGTGACCCCTCGGACCCCGCCGTCCCCACGGTCGTCGACCCCGATGTCGCCCTGCTGCGACTGCTGCGCCGGGAGCGCGACCGGCTCCAGGACCGCCTCGCCGCGACCAGCCGCGCGCACACCGCCCTCGAAGCCCTCGCCGGACCGTTCCTGCGGGCCGGGGCCGCGCCCCGCTCCGAGGTCGAGGTGGAGATCGTCACCGACCCGCAGCGGGTGCTGCGCGAGCTGTCGGACCTGACGGAGACCGTCCGCACCGCCGTCCACGTCATGCACACCGGTTCCGTACGGCGCGAGGACATGGCCGCCGAGCTGGAGCGGGACCGCTCCCGGGCCGCCCGCGGGGTGCGGGTCCGCGCCATGTACAGCCGCCGGGTCGGCACCGTGCCCGAGATGACCCAGCACCTGGAGGACCGGGCGGCGCTCGGCGTGGAGCTGCGCCTCTCCCCCGTCGTCCCGATGAACATGGTCCTGGCCGACGAGAACTTCGCCCTGCTGCCGACGGACCCGCACGATCCGGACTCGCCCACCATCCTCGCCCGCGGGCCGGGCCTGGTCCGCTCGTACCTCGCGCTGTACGAGTACTGCTGGCAGGCCGCCTCCCGGTACGGCGAGGAGCCCGCGAAGGCCGGCGGCGACGGGCTCTCCGACCAGCAGCGGGCGGCGCTGCACATGCTCGCCTCGGGCATCAAGGACGAGCAGATCGCCCGCAGCCTCGGGGTCTCGCTGCGGACCGTCAGCCGGCTGCTCTCCGAGGTCATGCAGGAGCTCGGGGCGGCCAGCCGCTTCGAGGCCGGCGTCAAGGCGGCCCGGCTCGGGCTCCTCGACGGCGAGGGGCCGGAACCCGTGGCCTAG
- a CDS encoding SDR family oxidoreductase yields the protein MKFENLRVVVTGASRYFGRALAVGFAHLGAEVYVSARTVEAAERTRTEVMGSARDRIHAFGCDLSRPAEIREFAARVGERTDRVDLLVNNGARWLDGMDLEAASDAEIVETIESTAGGTVLMVKHFLPLLRGSLRPDIVNMVAVRDAEGASAATAGAAHEAFWAAKSAQAGFADILSRRLRPSGVRVFSLFPPDFSTSDPRFAEWDGSNPDGIAPDEKLTTQALFECIVYAVEQPRDCFIRSFHFEPR from the coding sequence ATGAAATTCGAGAATCTGCGTGTCGTCGTGACCGGCGCGTCCCGCTATTTCGGCCGCGCGCTCGCCGTCGGATTCGCGCATCTCGGTGCCGAGGTCTATGTGTCGGCGCGGACCGTCGAGGCCGCCGAGCGGACCCGTACCGAGGTGATGGGCTCGGCCCGTGACCGTATCCACGCCTTCGGATGCGACCTCAGCAGGCCGGCCGAGATCCGGGAGTTCGCGGCCCGGGTCGGCGAACGCACCGACCGGGTGGACCTGTTGGTCAACAACGGCGCCCGCTGGCTCGACGGCATGGACCTGGAGGCGGCCAGCGACGCCGAGATCGTGGAGACGATCGAGTCGACGGCCGGCGGCACCGTCCTCATGGTGAAGCACTTCCTGCCGCTGCTGCGCGGCTCGCTGCGGCCCGACATCGTCAACATGGTGGCCGTGCGGGACGCCGAGGGCGCGTCGGCCGCGACCGCCGGCGCGGCCCACGAGGCCTTCTGGGCGGCGAAGAGCGCGCAGGCCGGATTCGCCGACATCCTGTCGCGCCGGCTGCGGCCCTCCGGGGTCCGCGTCTTCTCCCTCTTCCCGCCCGATTTCTCGACCTCGGACCCGCGCTTCGCGGAATGGGACGGATCGAATCCCGACGGAATAGCACCCGACGAGAAACTCACCACCCAGGCCCTCTTCGAGTGCATCGTCTACGCCGTCGAGCAGCCCCGCGACTGCTTCATCCGGTCCTTCCACTTCGAGCCCCGATGA
- a CDS encoding Fur family transcriptional regulator — MAVVEELTGREAVIQRLRDVGLRVTGPRLEVLTVLAAGGHLDVEAITTTARERLGTLTSQAVYEMLRHFQETGLVSKFDRPGLPAVFEISGPAHQHALCTSCGRVENVSATAPEPPRGALPQWRVDDAEVVFKGLCPDCRADDTAA; from the coding sequence ATGGCAGTCGTGGAAGAGCTGACGGGCCGCGAGGCGGTGATCCAGCGCCTGCGCGATGTCGGGCTGCGGGTCACGGGCCCGCGCCTGGAGGTGCTCACGGTGCTCGCCGCCGGCGGCCATCTCGACGTCGAGGCGATCACCACGACCGCCCGCGAGCGGCTCGGCACGCTGACCAGCCAGGCCGTGTACGAGATGCTGCGGCACTTCCAGGAGACCGGCCTGGTCAGCAAGTTCGACCGGCCGGGCCTGCCGGCGGTCTTCGAGATCTCGGGACCGGCCCACCAGCACGCCCTGTGCACCTCCTGCGGCCGGGTGGAGAACGTCTCCGCGACCGCGCCCGAACCGCCCCGGGGCGCCCTGCCGCAGTGGCGGGTGGACGACGCGGAGGTCGTCTTCAAGGGCCTGTGCCCCGACTGCCGGGCGGACGACACCGCCGCCTGA
- a CDS encoding GNAT family N-acetyltransferase produces MQLAGVRTAAAGDATTISRLLADIIRSSYAGILDEIPMRRLISAQCALPRIRAEIEIPGGAPGWLGWLVATDAQGAVVGVAAGGVPVPGEGEVYALAVEPGSRRAGVGTALLAAATERMRGFGAREQRVELPAAADPAIPFYSRLGFAALSERRWSRPL; encoded by the coding sequence ATGCAGCTCGCTGGCGTTCGTACGGCAGCGGCCGGCGACGCGACGACGATATCCAGACTGCTTGCCGACATCATCCGGAGCAGCTACGCCGGAATACTGGACGAAATCCCGATGCGGCGGCTGATCTCCGCCCAATGCGCACTCCCCCGCATACGCGCGGAAATTGAAATTCCGGGGGGCGCTCCCGGGTGGCTCGGCTGGCTGGTCGCGACGGACGCGCAGGGCGCGGTCGTCGGCGTCGCCGCGGGCGGCGTCCCCGTTCCGGGCGAGGGCGAGGTGTACGCGCTCGCGGTGGAGCCCGGCTCGCGTCGCGCGGGCGTCGGTACGGCCCTGCTGGCCGCCGCGACCGAGCGGATGCGCGGCTTCGGCGCCCGCGAGCAGCGGGTGGAACTCCCGGCGGCGGCCGATCCCGCGATCCCGTTCTACTCCCGTCTGGGCTTCGCGGCCCTCTCCGAGAGACGGTGGAGCCGACCGCTCTGA
- a CDS encoding class I tRNA ligase family protein → MSTPVWITATPPATHGELHIGHLAGPYVAADVLTRYLRADGEAVRFTTGTADHASSVEVRALRHHRKPEEVAEGYRAAITADWLRSGVEFDHIVRPRRDKGYGRWVQDLFAQLYAQGVIAPRTRLLPYCEPCDRWLYGAHATGTCPHCGAASDGGMCHECARPNDGGDLIQARCALCDTAAVARRCRRLYVPLEPFRETLADYWATAGLPPRLAALCESLVEDGLPDIAVGHPAEWGLAVPVEGFPEHRIDGCFEAAAMHLFGYDPKGPLPRRAIHFCGFGHAFCHAVLLPVLLLAQDIKLPQDFNVNESYVIEEGVQEGNVWALDLLTEYGSDTLRRHVLQARPLGRRTVFRRERLAAARRELDENWNSWLSRLFSAVREECGGLAPQALPGGTGWEVLERRLHRGVDDLREAYGPDAFDPRRAVAVLDEMVRSAADFGHVNAHERCRPSTSCRHLPALAAQLAVAAGLSAWSRPVMPEGADRLASALRVEPGRPVDWQALTGPLPGTRLAPPSGPVFGF, encoded by the coding sequence ATGAGCACCCCCGTCTGGATCACCGCGACCCCTCCCGCCACCCACGGCGAACTCCACATCGGCCACCTCGCCGGGCCGTACGTCGCCGCCGACGTCCTCACCCGCTATCTGCGCGCCGACGGCGAGGCCGTCCGGTTCACCACCGGCACCGCCGACCACGCCAGCTCCGTCGAGGTCCGGGCGCTGCGTCACCACCGCAAGCCCGAGGAGGTCGCGGAGGGCTACCGGGCCGCGATCACCGCCGACTGGCTGCGGTCGGGCGTGGAGTTCGACCACATCGTGCGGCCGCGCCGCGACAAGGGGTACGGCCGCTGGGTGCAGGACCTCTTCGCGCAGCTGTACGCGCAGGGCGTCATCGCTCCCCGGACCCGGCTGCTCCCGTACTGCGAGCCCTGCGACCGCTGGCTGTACGGGGCGCACGCCACCGGCACCTGCCCGCACTGCGGCGCGGCCAGCGACGGCGGGATGTGCCACGAGTGCGCCCGGCCCAACGACGGCGGCGACCTGATCCAGGCGCGCTGCGCGCTCTGCGACACCGCGGCGGTCGCCCGCCGCTGCCGCCGTCTCTACGTGCCCCTGGAGCCGTTCCGGGAGACGCTCGCCGACTACTGGGCCACCGCCGGCCTGCCGCCCCGGCTGGCCGCGCTGTGCGAGTCGCTCGTCGAGGACGGGCTGCCGGACATCGCGGTCGGGCACCCGGCCGAGTGGGGTCTCGCGGTGCCCGTCGAGGGCTTCCCCGAGCACCGCATCGACGGCTGCTTCGAGGCGGCCGCGATGCACCTCTTCGGCTACGACCCCAAGGGCCCGCTGCCCCGCCGCGCGATCCACTTCTGCGGCTTCGGGCACGCGTTCTGCCACGCCGTGCTGCTGCCGGTGCTGCTGCTCGCGCAGGACATCAAGCTGCCGCAGGACTTCAACGTCAACGAGTCGTACGTCATCGAGGAGGGCGTCCAGGAGGGCAACGTCTGGGCGCTCGACCTGCTCACCGAGTACGGCTCGGACACCCTGCGCCGCCATGTCCTGCAGGCCCGCCCGCTGGGCCGCCGCACGGTCTTCCGGCGGGAGCGGCTCGCGGCCGCCCGGCGGGAGCTGGACGAGAACTGGAACAGCTGGCTGTCCCGGCTCTTCTCGGCCGTACGGGAGGAGTGCGGCGGTCTCGCCCCGCAGGCGCTGCCCGGCGGCACCGGCTGGGAGGTCCTGGAGCGGCGGCTCCACCGGGGCGTGGACGACCTGCGGGAGGCGTACGGCCCCGACGCCTTCGACCCGCGCCGTGCGGTCGCCGTCCTCGACGAGATGGTCCGCTCGGCGGCCGACTTCGGTCACGTCAACGCCCACGAGCGGTGCCGGCCCAGCACCTCCTGCCGCCATCTCCCGGCCCTCGCGGCCCAGTTGGCGGTGGCGGCCGGTCTTTCGGCGTGGTCGCGGCCGGTGATGCCGGAGGGCGCCGACCGGCTCGCCTCCGCCCTCCGGGTCGAGCCGGGGCGCCCGGTCGACTGGCAGGCCCTGACGGGCCCGCTGCCGGGGACGAGGCTGGCGCCGCCCTCGGGCCCGGTGTTCGGTTTCTGA
- the mshA gene encoding D-inositol-3-phosphate glycosyltransferase codes for MLSVHTSPLHQPGTGDAGGMNVYMVELSRALAEQGAEVDLFTRCRGEGAPPLVELAPGVRVRHLHAGPRRALPKEAMPDLVVPFSLALLKEERRYDLVHSHYWLSGQAGRIASVGWRIPLVHTAHTLARVKNASLAEGDTPEPELRVRGEHQVVGSADRLIANTADEAEALRSLYGAEGARTEVVRPGVDLRTFRPGDGRAAARARLGLPAEAFVPLYAGRIQPLKGPDVLVRAVAELLREAPELRRRLLVPVVGGHSGATGRGSAWRLAEELGVTDVLRPCPPVPQERLADWYRAADVLVVPSRSESFGLVAAEAQACGTPVLAAAVGGLPTVVWDGVTGLLVRGHDPVEYARRLRWLAAHPEAVETMGAAAVRHARGMSWRASAGRTIEVYRGALERGVVGQGRRHAPAPAASLSWRNEKAVAQV; via the coding sequence ATGCTCAGCGTCCACACCTCCCCGCTCCACCAGCCCGGGACGGGGGACGCCGGCGGCATGAACGTCTACATGGTCGAGCTGTCCCGGGCCCTCGCCGAACAGGGCGCGGAGGTCGACCTGTTCACCCGCTGCCGGGGCGAGGGCGCGCCCCCGCTCGTCGAGCTCGCCCCGGGCGTGCGGGTCCGGCATCTGCACGCCGGGCCGCGCCGAGCGCTGCCCAAGGAGGCCATGCCCGATCTGGTGGTGCCGTTCTCGCTGGCCCTGCTCAAGGAGGAGCGGCGCTACGACCTGGTCCACTCGCACTACTGGCTCTCCGGGCAGGCGGGCCGGATCGCCTCGGTGGGCTGGCGGATACCGCTCGTGCACACCGCGCACACCCTGGCCCGGGTGAAGAACGCCTCGCTCGCCGAGGGCGACACCCCCGAGCCGGAGCTGCGGGTCCGGGGCGAGCACCAGGTGGTCGGCAGCGCGGACCGGCTGATCGCGAACACGGCCGACGAGGCGGAGGCGCTGCGCTCGCTGTACGGGGCGGAGGGGGCGCGGACCGAGGTCGTACGGCCCGGGGTCGATCTGCGCACCTTCCGTCCGGGGGACGGGCGGGCGGCGGCGCGGGCCCGGCTCGGGCTGCCGGCCGAGGCGTTCGTGCCGCTCTACGCCGGCCGCATCCAGCCCCTGAAGGGCCCGGACGTGCTCGTACGGGCGGTGGCGGAGCTGCTGCGGGAGGCGCCGGAGCTGCGCCGCCGGCTCCTGGTGCCGGTGGTGGGCGGTCACTCGGGTGCGACCGGGCGGGGCTCGGCCTGGCGCCTCGCGGAGGAGCTGGGGGTGACCGACGTCCTGCGGCCCTGCCCTCCCGTACCGCAGGAGCGGCTCGCGGACTGGTACCGGGCGGCGGACGTCCTCGTGGTGCCGTCGCGCAGTGAGTCCTTCGGGCTGGTGGCGGCGGAGGCGCAGGCGTGCGGGACGCCGGTGCTCGCGGCGGCGGTGGGCGGGCTGCCGACGGTGGTGTGGGACGGGGTGACGGGGCTGCTCGTGCGGGGGCACGACCCGGTGGAGTACGCGCGCCGGCTGCGCTGGCTCGCGGCGCATCCGGAGGCGGTGGAGACGATGGGGGCGGCGGCGGTGCGCCATGCGCGCGGGATGAGCTGGCGGGCTTCGGCCGGCCGGACCATCGAGGTGTACCGGGGGGCGCTCGAGCGCGGGGTGGTGGGGCAGGGGCGGCGGCACGCCCCTGCCCCGGCGGCCTCTCTCTCCTGGAGGAACGAGAAGGCCGTAGCACAAGTCTAG